In Setaria italica strain Yugu1 chromosome I, Setaria_italica_v2.0, whole genome shotgun sequence, the genomic window TGAAGAGTGGACAATGAGGAATGAGGCCATGCGTGTCAGGATTGCTCGCACTGCCCTCTCTCTGTCAACTGCAGACACAATGGTGCTTGAAGCCATGCATGAGCTGAAGTTGCTGGCCAAGTTGAGGTGGAAGAACAGGGAGCTGATGCATAAGATTGGGGTCACCAAGTTCTTAGCACGGTTGTTGGACAACCACAACGCACAGATTCAATGTGATGCTCTGGAGCTTCTGTGCTTGTTagctgaagatgaagaaggaagGGTAAGTATGAAACTTTCTTGCCTAAAGGAATTCATCTGCAATTTAGAAACGTTTATACTGAACTGCTCAACATCTTAGCCTTGTTCTTCAAATTATGAGTTAAAAGTTTTCTGCATGACATACAGGATATCATTGGAAAAACTAAGGCCATCGCTAGGACAATAAAGCTACTCTCAAGTAATACTACTGATGAAAGACATGCAGCCATCTCTTTCTTGCTGGAGCTTTCGAAGTCACAGTTGCTGTTGGAGAATATTGGCTCAACACCTGGAAGTATTCTGATCCTCACCACAATGAAGATCAACAATTCAGATGATCCAATTGCTGCTGAGAAAGCTGGAGCACTCCTTAAGAACCTGGAGAAGTGTGCGAAGAACATCAAGCACATGGCTGAAAGTGGCTACTTAGAACCTCTTCAGAGACATCTAGTGGAAGGTGAGATGCATTTTTACAAGTATGTTAGTTACTTAGTTATTATCTTTACAAGTTTGGTTATGTTTAAATTCTTTTTTCGAAGTTTCTGAAAATGTAAAAACTACTAAGTGGCAATTCAGTAAACTCAAGCTACTAGAATGCAGCTGCACATGTCCAGTCTTGTATTAATATCAGTACAACATGAGAAAGGCTTTTACATTTCATCAGTGCAACACCAGAAATGTTTGCTCAGCATAAGAACTGAAATATTTCACTTAGTGCGACATGTTCCTGTAGTAAATTGGTGTTTTAAactgacatgaaaattacaaaaCAGGCTCAGAAGAGATGCAGATGGAGATGGTCAGCTTCCTCAGCGAGCTGGTCCAAGAGCAGGAGCTCACCATTGACATCAACAGAAGCACGTCGGAGATCCTCATCAAGATGACGCACAGCTGCAACCCCATGGTCCGCAAGGCAGCATTCGATGTCCTTGTCCAGCTTTCCTTGCACCGCCCCAATAGCAAGATGCTTGTTGATGCAGGAGCTGTCCCTGTCATGATTGAGGAACTGTTCATCCGAAAGGTAGATGATGAGCCAGTGAACTCCATGGCCAGTGCTGCCACCGTCCTTGCCAACATTGTTGATTCAGGCATCGATCCAGATACCACGGTGGTGAACAAGGAAGGTCATGTTCTCACTTCGAAGTACTCCATCTACAACTTTGTACACATGCTCAAGTGCTTCATGCCAGATGACCTCAACCTCAGCATCATCCGAGTCCTGCTAGTGCTCACTGAGCTCACCAAGCCACTGGCCACGGTGGTCTCAGTCATCAGGGAGAACCACTGCAGCCATGCCATCGTCGAGCTCATGAGCTCCCCAATGGAGGCCCTCAGCCTCGCTGCGACAAGGCTGCTGATCACCCTGTCCCCACACATTGGTCACACCATCGTCGAGAGGCTTTGCAAGACGCAAGGGCAGCCACGCAAGCTTGTCAAAAGCATCAGCCATACCGGGCGCATCACTGAACGGCAAGCTGCATTGGCAACGCTCCTCGCGAGGCTACCTTACCGGAACACCTCGCTCAACGTCGCACTTGTGCAGGAGGGCGCTGTGCCAGCCATACTGAGTGCAATAAAAGAGATGCAGAACGGCGCTGCTAGATCAAGTAGGCACGCAGTGCCATACATGGAGGGTCTCGTGGGCGCGCTTGTGCGGCTTACTGCAACTCTGTACAGCCCAGAAGTGTTGAAGGTGGCCATGGACCACAACCTGGCTTCAGTGCTCACTGAGCTGCTCAACGGACCAGCTGGAATCGACGAGGTGCAACGCCTTGCTGCAGTGGGGCTCGAGAACCTCAGTTACCTATCCATCAAACTGTCTCAGCCGCCGCAGGATGAGCTGCTGTCAAAGAAGAACTCCATAATAAAGCTCCTGAAGGACTCGAAGGCGCACAGCAACAAGAAGAGCTCAAACCACCAGGTCAACGTTTGCCTGGTGCACCGGGGAGTCTGTTCCCCGGCGACGACCTTCTGCCTCCTCGAGGCGGGCGccgtggagggtctcctggGCTGCCTCGAGAACGACAACATCCGGGTGGTGGAGGCTGCGCTCGGAGCGCTGTGCACTCTCCTCGACGAGAGGGTGGACGTCGAGAAGAGCGTGGCTGCTCTCTCTGAGCTCAATGCGGCGACGCACGTGCTGGGCGCGCTGAGGCAGCACCGGCAGAACGTGCTGTGGCAGAAGTGCTTCTGCTTGGTGGAGAAGCTCCTGGAGCACGGCGACGACCGGTGCGTGAGGGAGGTGACCGGCGACCGGATGCTGCCCACGGCGCTGGTGAGTGCCTTCCACAGAGGGGATGCGAGCACCAAGCAGGCCGCCGAGAGCATCCTCCGGCGACTGCACAAGATGCCCGATTACTCTGCAACCTATGTGTCCATGGAGTTCTAGTGATTTACCTTAACACTATCAGATTTGTGCATATGCTACTCGTCNNNNNNNNNNNNNNNNNNNNNNNNNNNNNNNNNNNNNNNNNNNNNNNNNNNNNNNNNNNNNNNNNNNNNNNNNNNNNNNNNNNNNNNNNNNNNNNNNNNNAAGCTAGCTTAGGTGAAAGAGTAGAGTTTCTATGATCAGTAGAGCAATCGGCAGATGAGGATCTAGGTATCGATTCTATCTCTATCAGGCAGTTCTATAGTTAACACTACTTCCAATAGTCCGCGTCAGTGCGTCACTCGATCTAGTGTGAACAATCATATCTTCTGGGTTATTGTCGCAAGCAATGCCATCCTGGTACTAGCATCATGTTCGTACGGGGTATGCATATTTTCTGAGATCAATCTACCATTCCTCCATGCCATAGGCCATAGGAGACATGATTTACCGAAGACTTcggccctgtttgggagagcgggcctaaagtttagtccaagtgctaaactttagccccccaaatggagtgctaaattttagcctttgagggtgtttggcaggtGGACTAAAACTTAGCACATGTTCTGCCAAAAGACCCTAATACCCTTCGTTTAATGCCCCTCCCGCCATTTTTGCCTCCCAGCTGCATGCGCCGGCGCGCCTGCATGCAAGCTGCAtgcgccggccgcgcctgcATGCGCCGGCCGCGCTTGCATGCATGGCAGCAGCACCTCACTGTTTGCATGCCCCTCCCGCCATCTTCAAGCGCTGCTTGGGCCAGTTGGCCTACGTTTTTTGTTTTGAACCGTGGTGCAAATAGAGAAGCAAAATTCATATTTATTATAAAGTTACAAATACCATGAAAATACATAAAAAGTATATTATCTGTACATCCCCAAGACAAATAATTTACGACCTAGTGTACAATGCATTTGCCAATTGATCACGAAAAACATTCATGTTTATGTCTTCGTCTCCTTGTGTGTTCGTCGTATCCCCTTCATAGTTTGAATCTCCAGTTGTTGGAACAAAATTTTCGTCACGATCACACAAATCAAATTCCCTATCGTCAATACCATTTTCTCTAATGAAGTTGTGAATAGCCATGCAAGCAACaataattttgctttgcttcttcATTGGAAAACTAGGTATACCCATCAATATCcgccacttcattttcaatACTCCAAAGGACCTCTCAATAACATTTCTAAGAGACgaatgtgcataattaaatGTCTCCTTCATACCTTTAGGCATTGGTCCGTTACGAAATTCGGGTAAGTGGTACTTTGTACCCCTATAGTGGAGCCAAGTACCCGGGACGATTTGGATACCCCGAGTCTACCAGATAATATTTGNNNNNNNNNNNNNNNNNNNNNNNNNNNNNNNNNNNNNNNNNNNNNNNNNNNNNNNNNNNNNNNNNNNNNNNNNNNNNNNNNNNNNNNNNNNNNNNNNNNNTTACCTGCCGGAGGATGAGGAAAGGTTTGTTCATATTTTTCCCAGGCATCACTTAACACTCTCATGTCATGGACCGATCCAGGCCATCCGGTAACGACAAAAGTAaacctcatgtcgaagtcacaaatagctaggacattttgagatgtatatccatgtcTTCCTGTATGCTGAACAACCTTATCACTTTTAACCACAACTGGTATATGTGTTCCATCTAAAGCTCCAATACAATTGTTGAAGTATGGAGCAAACCGTTGTTGTTGTAATCTTGGGTGCACTGAATTAAATTCTGGGTCCACTGGCCTAATATTTGCTTTTGCAAGTTTCAGAACACTGCATAAAACTCTATCGAATGTACGGCTTATCGTTTCCAATGACCTAACAAACTGGTCCTCAACTTGCCTAAGTGATTGTGGTGCCCCGATAATCCATATAAACATTGCTAGTGCCTCCAATGTAGACATATCTCTACTTCCCTTCAACCCATAGCTGTCTACTAGTGTGTCATGTAGTAGATAAAACAATTGAGcactcatcctaaacatgttataGCATGATGTCACATTGGACAGTGTGTCATTGACCCACTCTAAACCCGTCACTGTTGGGACCCTTCTTGGACCTCTATTTAGGTAAGTTTCAGCATACATACCAACTGCAAACATGAAAAAGGCAACATCGCGGTTCCTCTTATGATAATTCATTATCATCTCCAATGTTTCATCTTGAATACCAGAATCCTCCATTACGTAGTTATCTTCATCACCACTTGAGTACTCTGTTGAGGAACTGGCATCCTAAATAATGAAAACAAATGTCACAATGTAATATAAAATACACTATTCATATCCATCATAGTTAATTCAGATGTGACAGATGCACNNNNNNNNNNNNNNNNNNNNNNNNNNNNNNNNNNNNNNNNNNNNNNNNNNNNNNNNNNNNNNNNNNNNNNNNNNNNNNNNNNNNNNNNNNNNNNNNNNNNNNNNNNNNNNNNNNNNNNNNNNNNNNNNNNNNNNNNNNNNNNNNNNNNNNNNNNNNNNNNNNNNNNNNNNNNNNNNNNNNNNNNNNNNNNNNNNNNNNNNNNNNNNNNAAGCCAcaagttcgttttttctcctaGAAAACCACTAGCATCCTATCCTAGAAAACCCTCATTTCATCTGTTTCTCACACCATCTCTGCAGGAACAGCAACCTTGCTTCATCTGTTGGAATGTTCATGAAGAACTCCCTTCTTGCACCAACTTCAAAACAAGAGAGGGAAGCAAAGAACTCCATGCTGCTTGGGGAGACTCCACACTGGATAGCTAGCTGTTGACACTTCTTGATCTCTTCTCTTTCCTTAACCTCTTTGTCAACTTGTCTCTTCAGCAACATCTGCTGTTTTGCATCAGCTTGTGACCATTTGGAGACAAAACTGTCAAGTGCTTGAACAATTGGACTCTTTGATTTCTTCCCTGGGCTAGTTGCTGTTGATTTTGAAGAATTACTGCTCAACCTCTTTCTTGTTCCAATGCTAACAGGGCTGTCAACAAATGGAGCTGTTGGTTCTTTTTCTTGCTCTTGTTGTCCTtcttcttgtccttcttcttcttcttcttcttcttcttcttcttcttcttcttcttcttcttcttcttcttcttcttcttctttgtcttctAGAGGATTGAATGCAGTAGATCCATCTACAGCACATTCATGGAAGATCTCCTCAAGCTGGTCCATGTATTCTGGTGCACCCCATTTCAATTTTTTGCACTCCCATTTTCTCCCCTGCAAATGAATTTGATGTTACCTACCTCTGTTCCTTGTCCTCATTTCTCATGAACAGAAACTCACAATTATAAACTTACCTGGCAGTTTGTCTCCCACCATTCATCTGATGCTGCCACATTTCCATCGTCATCTCTGCCCAACCCACTGTTTGTCCACAAAGCCTTCCAGAAAACATAGAGTATTTTCAACCCTCCAATCCTATTTCTTAACTGCCTCCTTTCATGCTTTA contains:
- the LOC101780036 gene encoding putative U-box domain-containing protein 42, coding for MLSVATINVSQENSMESVRATMERQTARRTQTDATQMIESLFASVNLAKDLSERCKGRALQLKGDEIQNIAQDLENTLQNIYDDLGRIPASAFGSNAYMNVLIKSQSMRGYSEADISMNVMGNRPRRRSLCDNDTPKLVDFLQGMYHESHEYGGQMFNTLPEVAEYIEPLYDAFFCPLTNEIMTDPVTIESGVTCDRRAIEEYIERFSVSSEPVYCPVTKMPMQSKTVMSNASLKSVIEEWTMRNEAMRVRIARTALSLSTADTMVLEAMHELKLLAKLRWKNRELMHKIGVTKFLARLLDNHNAQIQCDALELLCLLAEDEEGRDIIGKTKAIARTIKLLSSNTTDERHAAISFLLELSKSQLLLENIGSTPGSILILTTMKINNSDDPIAAEKAGALLKNLEKCAKNIKHMAESGYLEPLQRHLVEGSEEMQMEMVSFLSELVQEQELTIDINRSTSEILIKMTHSCNPMVRKAAFDVLVQLSLHRPNSKMLVDAGAVPVMIEELFIRKVDDEPVNSMASAATVLANIVDSGIDPDTTVVNKEGHVLTSKYSIYNFVHMLKCFMPDDLNLSIIRVLLVLTELTKPLATVVSVIRENHCSHAIVELMSSPMEALSLAATRLLITLSPHIGHTIVERLCKTQGQPRKLVKSISHTGRITERQAALATLLARLPYRNTSLNVALVQEGAVPAILSAIKEMQNGAARSSRHAVPYMEGLVGALVRLTATLYSPEVLKVAMDHNLASVLTELLNGPAGIDEVQRLAAVGLENLSYLSIKLSQPPQDELLSKKNSIIKLLKDSKAHSNKKSSNHQVNVCLVHRGVCSPATTFCLLEAGAVEGLLGCLENDNIRVVEAALGALCTLLDERVDVEKSVAALSELNAATHVLGALRQHRQNVLWQKCFCLVEKLLEHGDDRCVREVTGDRMLPTALVSAFHRGDASTKQAAESILRRLHKMPDYSATYVSMEF